One genomic segment of Aythya fuligula isolate bAytFul2 chromosome 5, bAytFul2.pri, whole genome shotgun sequence includes these proteins:
- the ARL14EP gene encoding ARL14 effector protein isoform X2: protein MDPCSVGVQLQAANECHKTYYTRHTGFKTKQDISSSDLLLLQLRTGMSLSENNTICFHHAKIYIERFEDLQKSCCDPFNMHRKLSKKNLRAIDLDDATFLSAKFGRQFVPGWKLCPKCMQVINGSVDVESEERQRRKLDSDGRTAKALKSLQFANPGRQTEFTPETSKREKRRLQSKTTSFNSDRQVIPAKSKVYDSQGLLLYSGMDLCDCLDEDCLGCFYACPKCGSNKCGAECRCDRKWLYEQIEIEGGEIIRNKHLG from the exons ATGGATCCTTGTTCAGTTGGAGTTCAGCTTCAAGCTGCCAATGAATGTCATAAGACCTATTACACCCGTCACACTGGCTTCAAGACTAAGCAAGATATATCATCATCTGATCTACTGTTACTTCAGCTTAGGACTGGAATGTCCCTTTCAGAGAACAACACTATCTGCTTCCATCACGCAAAAATCTACATTGAAAGATTTGAAGACTTGCAAAAGTCATGTTGTGATCCCTTTAACATGCACAGAAAGCTGTCAAAGAAAAACTTGCGTGCAATTGACTTAGATGACGCAACTTTTCTAAGTGCCAAGTTTGGAAGACAGTTTGTACCTGGCTGGAAGCTTTGTCCTAAATGCATGCAGGTCATAAATGGAAGCGTGGATGTCGAATCTGAGGAGCgccaaagaagaaaacttgATTCGGAC GGACGTACAGCTAAGGCTCTGAAGTCTCTTCAGTTTGCTAATCCAGGGCGGCAGACTGAATTCACTCCTGAGACCagtaagagggaaaaaagaaggctGCAATCAAAAACTACATCATTTAATTCAGACAG GCAAGTTATACCAGCCAAGAGTAAGGTCTACGATAGCCAGGGACTACTGCTTTACAGTGGGATGGACCTCTGTGACTGTCTTGATGAAGATTGCCTGGGGTGTTTCTATGCTTGCCCAAAATGTGGCTCCAATAAGTGTGGAGCTGAATGTCGCTGTGACCGCAAGTGGCTATATGAGCAGATTGAGATTGAAGGAGGAGAAATCATTCGAAATAAGCACCTTGGTTAg
- the ARL14EP gene encoding ARL14 effector protein isoform X1 produces the protein MDPCSVGVQLQAANECHKTYYTRHTGFKTKQDISSSDLLLLQLRTGMSLSENNTICFHHAKIYIERFEDLQKSCCDPFNMHRKLSKKNLRAIDLDDATFLSAKFGRQFVPGWKLCPKCMQVINGSVDVESEERQRRKLDSDGRTAKALKSLQFANPGRQTEFTPETSKREKRRLQSKTTSFNSDRQVIPAKSKVYDSQGLLLYSGMDLCDCLDEDCLGCFYACPKCGSNKCGAECRCDRKWLYEQIEIEGGEIIRNKHLGKGLHAAEMNSSICSQTKNIQTATKNS, from the exons ATGGATCCTTGTTCAGTTGGAGTTCAGCTTCAAGCTGCCAATGAATGTCATAAGACCTATTACACCCGTCACACTGGCTTCAAGACTAAGCAAGATATATCATCATCTGATCTACTGTTACTTCAGCTTAGGACTGGAATGTCCCTTTCAGAGAACAACACTATCTGCTTCCATCACGCAAAAATCTACATTGAAAGATTTGAAGACTTGCAAAAGTCATGTTGTGATCCCTTTAACATGCACAGAAAGCTGTCAAAGAAAAACTTGCGTGCAATTGACTTAGATGACGCAACTTTTCTAAGTGCCAAGTTTGGAAGACAGTTTGTACCTGGCTGGAAGCTTTGTCCTAAATGCATGCAGGTCATAAATGGAAGCGTGGATGTCGAATCTGAGGAGCgccaaagaagaaaacttgATTCGGAC GGACGTACAGCTAAGGCTCTGAAGTCTCTTCAGTTTGCTAATCCAGGGCGGCAGACTGAATTCACTCCTGAGACCagtaagagggaaaaaagaaggctGCAATCAAAAACTACATCATTTAATTCAGACAG GCAAGTTATACCAGCCAAGAGTAAGGTCTACGATAGCCAGGGACTACTGCTTTACAGTGGGATGGACCTCTGTGACTGTCTTGATGAAGATTGCCTGGGGTGTTTCTATGCTTGCCCAAAATGTGGCTCCAATAAGTGTGGAGCTGAATGTCGCTGTGACCGCAAGTGGCTATATGAGCAGATTGAGATTGAAGGAGGAGAAATCATTCGAAATAAGCACCTTG gtAAAGGTTTACATGCAGCTGAAATGAATTCAAGTATCTGTTCCCAAACTAAGAATATCCAGACTGCTACAAAAAACAGTTGA